The genomic window CAATATTGTTATTCATTTTATATGCGAAACAATGATAGAATAAATGTAGCTTCAACAGAACTAGTTAAGTTACTTGAATAGATTGAAATTACAACTACAAGGGGATGAAACAGATGAGTATTGCTCTTTCAAGAAAGATTATCCAAATGGTTTCCTTCATAGGAATCGTTGCTACTATAATCGTAACTATCTACTTTTTAAAACTGGGGGTTTTCCAAGATACAAACGCCTTGAGAGGCTTGGTTGGAGATTCTGTTATCCTCGGACCGGTGATTTTTATGTTCATTCAAATCATTCAAGTCGTAATCCCGATTATTCCAGGTGGGATTAGTTGTGCCGCAGGCGTTCTGATTTTTGGTCCGGTTGCCGGTTTCATTTACAACTATGTTGGCATCGCAATTGGCTCTGTTATCATTTTCATGTTAAGTAAAAAATATGGTAAACCACTAGTACTTAGCTTGATTAGTGACAAAACCTATAACAAATACATTGGCTGGCTAGACAATGAAAATCGGTTTGAACGATTGTTTATTCTAGCAATTCTGTTCCCATTCTCGCCAGATGATGCTCTTTGCTTATTAGCTGGGTTGACGAAGATGTCTCTTAAAAAATTCACAGCCATCATCATTTTAGGAAAACCATTGTCCATCGCTATTTATAGCTTGGCACTGATCTACGGCGGTTCTTTCCTGAACTCTTTATTAGGCTTTTAGACCAGAAATCTTTATAATGAAACTAAGGTCGGGACGTTATTCTGTCCCGACTTTTTCAATCCATGAATAATGAAATAACAGATAGGATGAACCACGATGAATTATTTTAAAAACAGTCTAGTAAATATTATTGATTTTTTGAAGAGCACCACTGCCTATTTTCGTGATGTGTTACTGCTTCACGGCTTTATGCTCTTTATTTTACTCCCGTTTCTTTCGAGCCTAACACGTTTTATTCTACGTCAAGGAAAAATCGATTATCTATCCTACGATTCTATCGGAATTATTTTGAGCAAGCATCCCGCTGTACTCATTGCACTGCTGCTTGTTCTGGTAGCCATTCTGATCAGTGTCTTTGTAGAATTTACCTTCCTCCTTTTGAGTGTCTTCTTTATCAAAAAGAAAGAGCCGATTTCTTTGAAGCAGCTACTGGTCGGAACAATCAGTCAGCTGAAAAAAGTGAAACCAAGTACGATTCTTTTCTTTCTATTTTATTTCTTTCTCGTACTACCTTTGAGCGGGTTAAGCTTTAACTCTGATTTGCTTTCTAAAATAAAAATCCCAGCGTTTATCTTGGATTATATTTTTGCTAATCGTGTAATTATTATCGCTTCTGTGATTGTCGTTTATCTCCTATTGATTTATCTCTCTATCCGACTAATCTTTGCGCTACCAGAGATGATTCTAAGAGATTTGAGCTTTAAGGATGCGGTAAAAGAGAGCTGGAGCAGCACCAAGGGGCAGTTTCTAAAGGTACTTGGACAGTTCATTTTTATTGGTGGAACGATCTTAGTAGTCGCTGCTCTAGGTTATTCCCTGATTTTTCTTGCTCAAGCGGGAATAGAAGCCTATTTACCATCCTATGCACTCACCGGAGCAGTCGCCGCAATGACTTTGCTTCAAGCTATGTTTTTACTGAACATTGTATTATCGACCGTTGGGATTTTTTATATCACGATTGATTTTATGGATGATGAGGGCTTTCTCCCTGATCTTCCTTCTTGGTACAAAAGAGAAGAAGCCTTACCAGGCAAACCTTGGACATTTGGTAAAGTTGCGGGCTTTGCTTTCATAGCAACCCTTTTTGGTATCGGTGTCGGAACTTACAACACCAATTACTTGAGTAATTATTCCATTAAGAAGCCCTTGACGATTTCTCATCGCGGCGTAGATAATAGCAATAGCGTACAAAACAGCCTAGATGCTCTAAGAAAAACAAGCAAGTTAAACCCTTCGTATATTGAAATGGACATTCAAGAAACAAAGGATACGCAATTTGTCGTCATGCACGATTTCAATCTAAAAAAACTAACTGGGGTAAATAAACGACCAAACCAATTGACTCTAGCCGAACTTGAACAGCTGACTGCCAAAGAAAATGGCATGGAAGAAGCCGTTGTTTCTTTTGACGACTATCTGAGTGAGGCAAAAAAACTGGAGCAACCACTTTTGATTGAAATTAAAGCAACACCTCAAGACAGCCCGGATATGGTCGATCGTTTTGTCGCCAAGTATGGCGAAACGATTCTAGCAGAAAAACATATTCTTCATACCTTGACCTTTGATGTTGCAACAAAGCTGAAGGAACTGGAACCTCGATTTTATGTTGGGTATATCCTGCCTTTCAATATCGTAGGTCCGCCTATATCAACCGTTGACTTCTTTACAATGGAATTCACGACCCTGAATAGAAACTTCATTGACGCTGCTCATAACGACGGGAAAAAGGTCTATGCATGGACGGTAAATGATGAAGACACGATGACACGTATGATGTTCTACGGAGTTGATGGAATCATTACGGATTACATGGAGCTTTTAAATGATACAATCAAAACTGATTTGAAGGAACCAACCTATTCTGACAAGCTCTTTTACTTTGTTACAGGAATTGGGTAATCTGAGCAAGCAACACCTTCAAGCGAACGTATGAAATAAAAAAGACCTTCTGATGATCAACAGCTTTTGCTGACTATCAGAAGGTTTTTTCACTAGTTATTTTTCCCTTGCATCCGACTCTTACCGTCCTGACACATATAAAGCAACGGACAAATCTCACATTTTGGATTTCTTGCCAGACAATGGTATCGGCCAAAGAAAATCATCGTATGATGGGTTTTTACCCACAGTTCCTTAGGTACTTTCTTCATCAAGGTTTCTTCGACCTGAGTTACATTGGCATCTAGCTTACAGATACGCAATCGTTTGGAGACACGTTCAACATGGGTATCAACAGCAATCGCAGGTTCTCCAAATGCATCACCCATAACAACATTTGCTGTCTTTCGGCCTACGCCCGGCAGAGTAATCAACTCTTCTCGTGTTTTAGGCACCTCTCCCCCAAAACGTTCAATCAGCTGTGCTGCACAAGCCTTGATATTCTTACCTTTGTTACGATACAGACCGATCGTTTTGATTTTATCGATCAAGTCATCTAATGGCGCGGCAGCCATTGCTTCCGGAGTTGGATAAGCTGCAAATAATGCCGGTGTCGCTTTGTTGACCGACACATCGGTTGCCTGAGCACTGAGAATGACAGCAATCAGAAGTTCAAAAGGATTTTTATGCTGCAATTCCCCTACAGCTTCCGGAAACATCTCATACATGATCGTAATAGCTTCCATTGTTTTTTCTTTTGAAATCATATGAACCCTCCTATTCACTGTCCTCAGGATTCAACCAGTTATGCAAGGTCACTCGTGGCAGTTCCTCCTGTGTCTGACTTTCTTCCTCAATTTCCTTTTGAAGCAACGCTTGTTTGCGTTTCTTCTGATCATCAGCAACCTGTTCTTTCGTTGTGATGTTTTTTCTTTCCCAAGCCAAAAGAATTCTATCAATGTACTTCAAGCTATATGCTTGATTCAACACAGCCTCTTTTAGTGCCAGACGAATCAGCTCTGGTTTATAGCTGTCTGTTTCCAACCACTGACCAATCATTTCCAATTCTATTGGAGACAGCGGTCGAGAGAACTCCTTTTCAAAGCCCTGATAAAGCTCTTTGATCGCTTCTTCCTCTGTTTGCAGCTGCTTTTGAACTGTTTGCTTTTTCTGAACAGCTTCTATCTTCTGAAAGATTGGCAGCAAATCATAAGAATCCATCATCTGTCCCTGTTCGTTCTGCTTGGTATCAATTCGAACACAGCCTTTGATTACTAGCTCATTCAACAAGCGATAGATTGCTTCCTTGGGTTTCCCCATGATCTCACTGATTGCCATGAGATCCGGAAACAAATCTCCTTTGGACTGGGAACGATACAGCTGCAGCCAGAAAAGAAACTCTTCATCACTTAACCCGATTTTCTGGTAATGTTCAATTACCAGATTGGAAATCGTTGTTTCACCGGCTTCTAAATACTCTTGAATTGACAGCATGACCGCTCATTCCCCTCTTATACATTTATTCAGCAGTTTTACCGCTTCTTCTTCAACTCTCTCCAAGCTTCTTTTCAGTAAACCAACAGAAATTATTCTTTTATTTGATACACATCAAAATATACGGATTTCATATAGTCAATCAAGTAGCTTGACCGCAACGCTTCACCCGTTGCATTGACAATTAACTCATTTGGCTTCTTAGAAGCACCATAACGGTGAATTTTTTCTGTCATCCAATTGTAAATCGGCGCATAGTTATCTGACAAAAGAACATCGTCCATATTTATTTCTTGCTTCAACGTATGGTTCAATTGCGCTGCATACATATACCCTAGAGCATAAGATGGGAAGTAACCAAAGCTTCCGCCGGACCAGTGGACATCTTGAAGGATGCCTTCCAAATCATTTTCAGGACGAATCCCCAAATACTCTTCATACTTATCTGCCCAGATTTTTGGCAGCTCCTCCAAAGAAACTTCTTCATTGAAAATCATTTTTTCTATCTCATAGCGAATGATAATGTGCAACGGATAGGTCAGACTATCGGCTTCGATACGAATCAAGCTAGCTTTGGTTTCTTTCAAGCCTCTATAAAATGTATCAAAATCAATATCATCAAAAGTACCCTCTGTATATTTTTGGAACAGCGGGTATTGTTTTTTCCAGAAGCTTCTATTGCTACCTAAAATGATTTCATTAAAGAGTGACTGAGATTCATGGATCCCCATAGAAGCACCTGTTGATAATGGTGTGTAGTCGTATTTAGGATCGATGTTCTGCTCATAAATACCATGACCGGCTTCATGAATAACACCAAAAACAGCCATCGAGAAATTGTTCTCATCCCAACGTGTCGTAATCCGTGCATCGTTTCTGTTCAAATCCAGCATAAATGGATGAACTGTGTCGTCCAGACGACCTTTTGAGAAATCATAGCCTAATTGCTGAGCTACATCAATGACAAATCGTTTCTGTTGTTCTTTCGAAACATGACGCGATAGAAAATCAGTGCGAGGAACTGTCCCTTTTTCTGCAATCTCTTGTCTGATAGTCATAATCCCAGTCTTCAGCTCTGAAAATAGCTGATCCAACTTCTCAACAGTTAATCCTGGTTCATATTGATTCAGTAATACATCATAGGGCGTCTTTTCTTCTTTTTGCCAATGAGGGATGAACTCCTTCAAAAAACTAATCAGATTCCCAATCGCTGTTTTCATCTCAGCAAAGTCTTTCTTGTCTCTCGCATTCAACCACGCCGTATGCGCCTTAGAAATTTCTCCATGATAGGCTTCCATTTTCTCTGGTGCAATACTATAGTTGCGCTCATACTCTTCCTTGACCTCATTGAATACTTCACTGCCAACCTCAGATAACTCATCAGGATGTTCAGAAAAATAGGCAACCGCCTCTTGGATGACCGGACCCGTATTTTTTTCGAAAGCCAGCTTGTTCAAATAACCGACAACATCGCCTCGAAAACTACTTGATACATCCGGCATTCCTGTCTGTCCATCCCACTCCAACAGTCCTAATGCCTGATTCAGCATATCGATTTCTTTTATCTCTCTTAGAAATGATGTTTCATTCATGATTATCCCTCGTTTTCTGTTCTTGGTTTTCTCGGTGGGCGCTGCCCCCAAAATTGGAATAGATCTGTTCGCATAGCACCGTTATAAAGCTTTCTCTTCTTCGTTGCTTTTTCCCCATAATATTGCTCAAAGGTTAAATCACTCGTCAGGATATATTTACTCCAGGTTTTCAACGGACGGAAGACCTGTCCCATTTCTTTATATAGTTCTCTTACTGTTTCTTCATCGCCTAGACGTTCACCATAAGGAGGATTAGCCACAATGACGCCATACTCTTTATCCGTAGAAAAATCCTTGAGTGCCAGCTGTTTAAATTGGATTGAATCGCCTAAGCCGATTTCCTCCGCATTTGCTCGTGCAATTTCAATCATTCTGCCATTGATATCTGAACCGGTAATATCCAATACAACATCGTAATCCGCTTGCTCTTCTGCTTCAGCGCGCACTTTTTCGATGACGGATGGATCGAACCAATCCCATGCTTCAAACGCAAATTCACGATTGAAGCCCGGTGCGATATTATGTCCCATTAACGCGGCTTCGATACAGAGTGTACCCGAACCACAAACCGGATCATAAAACGGACGATCTTTCCGCCAATTCGTCAGCGTGACCAATGCTGCAGCCATGTTCTCTTTCAAAGGTGCACCACCTTTCTCCAAACGATAGCCGCGTTTAAAGAGACTTGGTCCCGTTGTATCAAGCGTGATCATTACATGGTCTTTTAATAAAGCAACTTCCAATTGGAAGAAGGCACCACTCTCTGGCAACGGAACACTGGCCGGACGATGGTATACCTCACGCAATCGATTAACGATTGCACGCTTCGTGATTGCCTGACAATCCGGCGTGCTGTATAGTTTTGATTTAATCGATTTTCCTGCTACAGGAAATTCTGCATCAAATGGCAGGAAATCCTCCCAGGGCAATGCCTTAACCTGTTCAAATAACTCATCAAAACTGTAAGCATCGAATTCACCAACGACAATTTTGACACGGTCCGCTGTTCTCAGCCATAGATTTGCAGTCGCGATGGTTTCCATAGTTCCTTCAAAACGTGCTCGACCATTTTCTACCTGACACGGAATCCCGAGATCCTTTAATTCTTTTCCGACCAATGCCTCAAGTCCACTGGCTGCGGTTGCAACAAGCTGGTATTTTTTTTCCGTCATATTTGTTCTCCTATCTGTTTATTGATTCTTGCCATTACGTCTATGTAATGAAGCATCATTATTTATTTGTCTCTTCTATGTTACCTATTCACTGATACTAAACGTAAAGCTTAAGCAACGAATACACCATGAACAGTTCTTCGCCAATGATGACCATTTTGAAGCAGCAGGAGATGTACACTCTTGCTCCAATCATCCCTATTCGTAAAAAAAGCCTTCACAACAATGTTGGAAGGTCAGCCTGATTGCCTGTAATTTTCTATAAGCCATGTTCTGTATCAGAATTTTCTCAGGTAAAAAAACTGATGGTTACCATCTATCTGCAGAAGTATTCTGCCTCTCCTACTCGTTCATTTCCTTTAGAAGAGTGCCCCTACCAAAATTTGGGTTGCTCGCTCGAGGGGTTTACCGCGTTCCACCAGTACGGTTTCCCGTACTGCTTCGTCACTGTGGCACTTTCAAGGATACTCAGACATAGCCGAAGCCTTAGCCGTTTTTTCCTGCCGTTACTCTGAAAGAGTACCTTAGCTTATGGTTTCGCTAAGCACGAACACTACAGACATCTCAGTCTGTGCGAGCATGGACTTTCCTCAGCCTGATTACTCAGACCGCGGTAACCCGAAAATTACAGGAATCTTATCCTAAAAAATTAAAATTGACGTGTTTCAGAATTATCAGCTTGTTGCTGAGGTGCTGGTTCATACGATGGTGCAGCTGCACGTGTTGGTGCCGGCGTGTCATCTAGTTTTTTACCAAAGACTTCTCTTTCAAGATTAGACAATCTCTTCAAAATATCAAAGTTTGTCACCGCTGCACTCTTAGGAGCTTCTTGCATACCAGCGCTTCTTGAAGGCATTGTTTGTGATACCTTAGATGCTTGCTCAAGCTTTGCAGTCAATCGACTGTTTTCTTCTTGCAAAGCCAAAATATCTTTATTGAATGCCTCATAGTCTTTAATGACGTTGTCTAAAAACTCATCTACTTCGATTGGATCGTAACCACGCATTTTTGATTTAAATTCTTTTTGTAAGATTTCCTTTGGGTTGTATATTAAATTTGCCATATCTACACCTCATTATATTCTTTACTCGTTATCCCAATTCATAATTCAACATTTTCATTGTATCTAAAAATAGCCGGAAAATCAAACAGATTCTTTATTCATGAGAAAAATTTTGTAAATCGTCCATGGAAATTAATCGATTTTCATAAAAGTGCGTTTCTGAAAAGGCTTCCGCTTCCTGTAGAAAGAACATGTTCTTTCCCGGATACTCTTTATCATAGATCATCAACGCTGCTTGAGAGTGCTCTAAAATGAATTTCGTGTGCCCTTTTAGCTGGGCAGGAGACTGATATGGCTTACGGCTAACAAAATCAACATAATCCGCTTGCCTTACTATTTTTTCTAATAATAGCTTATTTTTCTCGTTCCAGTTCTCTCCGAATCCCTGAAAAGGAAACAAAATGCCTAATTTGACCTCATACTCCTTTTTCATTTCAGCAATAACCTCGCCAGCCCAAAGCTCTGTCCCAAGATTTCCGGCAATTAAAAACCACTCGACACCTTCTTCAAGAAAATTAATCAATTCACTTTTTAACACTTTTTTAATAACCGCTACTTTTGGATCATTTTCTTGGAAAACATTCAACTCAAAGCTACGATATCCCGTGACAAAAACTGTTTTTACGACTTCCATAAGACTTTCCTTTTCTTTCATGTACATTTTTTGATATAATATTCGCTAGGAGTGTGATAAATATGGTTTTTCATTATCCAAATGGAACCCCCTTTAACAATAATGAAGCATTGAAGAAGAAAAAACAAGAAAAAAAGAAGTCAATCGATTTTGGTAAGCGGGGCATGGATTTTGAAGAGGAGATCAATCAGAGCAATAGCTTCTATTTGAACCGTGGACTCGCAGTCATCCATAAAAAGCCTACTCCTGTTCAAATCGTAAAGGTGGATTATCCACGTAGAAGTGCTGCTGTTATAAAGGAAGCGTATTTTAGACAAGCTTCCACTACAGACTATAATGGTGTCTATAACGGTCTCTATTTAGACTTCGAAGCAAAGGAAACAAAAAATAAAACATCTTTTCCTTTCAAAAATTTTCATGAGCATCAAATCATTCATATGAAGCAATGTATTGCACAGCAGGGAATTTGTTTTGTTCTGCTGTGGTTTTCATCTTTAAACCGTTGCTTTTTTCTAAGCGGTGAGCGCCTGATTCATTACTGGTCAGAGCAACAAACTGGAAAAAAATCTCTGCACCTAAGTACGTTGGAAACAGAAGGAATCGAGATCAGTATTGGTCTGGCACCTAGAGTCCCTTATCTGGAAGCAGTTGATAAATATATTCGAACAATGAAGTGAAACATGTTCAAACAAAAAGGAGCAATTAAAATATGGCAAGCGAATTCGGGACACGATCCCAAAAACATGGTAATTTCTCACCAACAGAAACCCCTGGTGGAACGGGAAAACCAAAAAAGAAAAAAAGCATTTTTGTGAAAATATTAATCGGTCTTGTTGCGTTGGGTTTCATCGGGCTTTTAAGTGGTGTCGGTCTCTTCTGGTTTTATGCAAAAGACGCGCCGGAGCTTGATGAATCCAGATTAAGCGATACAGTTTCTTCTAAACTTTACGATATCAACAATGAAGTTTTCGAAGACCTAGGATCGGAAAAACGTGAAATCATTCAGCCAAACGATGTGCCTCAGCTATTGAAGGATGCCGTTGTATCCGTCGAGGATAAACGTTTCTATAAGCATAATGGCGTCGATCCAATTCGAATCGCCGGCTCTCTTTTCTCAAATCTAAAAACCGGTGGTCTGCAAGGTGGTAGTACGCTGACCCAGCAGCTGATCAAGCTCTCCTTTTTCTCAACAAAGGCTTCTGACCAAACGTTGAAAAGAAAAGCACAAGAAGCTTGGATGGCCTTAGAATTAGAGCGAGAAAATTCAAAATCAGAAATCCTTACCTATTATATAAATAAAGTGTATATGGCAAATGGCGTTTATGGTATGGAGACGGCTTCACAAACCTATTTTGGTAAACCTTTGGCAGAATTAAACCTACCACAAACTGCTCTTCTTGCTGGTATGCCACAAGCACCGAATGATTACGATCCTTATACCAGCCCTGAATTGGCGAAAGAGCGACGCGATGTCGTCCTTTTAACAATGAAACAAAATGAAAAAATCACAGAGGATGAATACAATCAAGCGGTTGCTGCACCCGTTGAAGATGGGTTACAACCACTTAACCAAACAACAGCCGATCGTAAGGTCATCGATAACTATGTAACAGAGGTCATTGCAGAGGTTGAAGAAAAGACTGGGAAAAACGTTTATACTGATGGGTTAGACATCTATACGAATCTGGATATGAAGGCCCAAAAATATCTATTTGATATTATCAATACAGATCAGTATGTAGAATATCCTGATGCAGATATGCAAGTTGCCTCGACTGTTATTGATGTCAAAACCGGGCAAGTGAAGGCGCAAATTGGCCGACGAAACATCCCTGATGACGCACAGTTAACGAACAATCTTGCAGTTAATACCGGAAGAGATATTGGCTCAACTATGAAACCAATGGTTGATTATGGTCCTGCAATTGAATACCTGGATTATTCTACAGGGAAAATATTGGTTGATAAGCCGACAACTTATGCTGGAACCTCTACTTCTGTATACAACTCAGACCTGCTTTATTCTGGTGCTATGACGATGCGAAAAGCCATCGTCTACTCAAGAAATACAACAGCGGTCCAAACCTTTGATGCTGTTGGTGGAGAAAAAGCTGCTGAATTCTTAAAAGGACTCGGGATTGAATTCAATCCTATTGAGCAAGCCAACGCAATTTCAAGTAATACCAGCGATTTAGGTGATGGAAAATATGGCGTTTCTTCATTAAAGCTGGCGGCAGCCTATGCGGCATTTGGTAATGGTGGAACCTATAACAAACCTTATTATGTCAGTAAAGTCGTCTATCAAGATGATTCTGTCGATGAGTTTACTACTGAAAGTTCACGAGCAATGAAAGACTCTACTGCCTATATGATGACAGACATGTTGAAAGACGTGATTACTGAGGGATACAACAACGCAGCGATCGATGGACTGATTCAAGCAGGTAAAACCGGAACCTCTAACTATTCTGATGAAGACCTTGTACGAATGGGTAGAGTCGGAGAAACAGAAATCGCTCCTGACAGCAGCTTTGTTGGATACAGTACACATTATGCTATTTCTGTTTGGACGGGATATGAGGAGCGCGATACCCCAATTCCTTCTGAATATTGGGGCACTGCCTCTGATATCTACCGAGAAATGATGCTTTACCTTTCTCAAAATGTACCAAACGATGATTGGGAAATGCCTGACAGCGTGGTTCGTATTGGTTCTGAACTGTATGTCAAAGGCGCGCAGACACAAGTACCGGTTTATACGAGTGAACTACCTGCGAGCACATTCAGTTCTGAATCCAGTGTTGAGAGCTCATCTAGTTCATCCAGTTCAAGCACTTCAGTAGAACCAACGCCGACTCCAACTCCGGAGCCGTCATCTGAAGAACCTGAACCAGAGCCATCGTCTGAAGAACCGCCCGCATCAAGCGAGGAACCTGAACCAGAGCCAACACCTGATCCGACACCAACTCCTACTCCAACACCTTGACGGATCAGCAGGAATTAAGAATTAGAAAAACCTCTGAGGCACTTCTTTTGAACGTGTTTCAGAGGTTTTTGTCATGCAAAAAACACATCTAGCCTCAATTAGCTAGATGTGCATTCATTTTTCAATCACGTGATTTCCTTATTGACCTATCAGCGTTGCTATTTCTGATTTTCTAAAGCGGCACCAACAAATCCTTTGATTAGTAGCTGTGGACGGTTGGGACGGGATATCAATTCTGGATGGAATTGACAGCCAACAAAGAATTTCTTTTCAGGTATTTCAACGATTTCAACTAAGCGGTTGTCTGGCGACACGCCTGAGAATACCAGTCCGTTATCTTCAAAAAGCTGACGGTATTTATTGTTGAACTCATAGCGGTGACGGTGGCGTTCTTGTACAACCTCTTGTTCACCATATGCCTGTGCTGTTACACTGCCCTTTTTCAACTTACATGGATATAAGCCCAAACGAAGTGTACCACCGAGGTTTTCAATATTTTCCTGATCAGCCATTAGATCAATGATATTGTTTGTGATATCCGGATTTGTTTCAGCAGATCCGGCATCTTCCAAGCCAACGACATTACGTGCAAACTCCACACAGGCCATCTGCATACCCAAGCAGATACCCAAGAATGGCACATCTTTTTCACGCGCATAACGGATCGCCTCGATCTTACCCTCGATCCCACGGTCACCAAAACCACCGGGAACTAAGATGCCATCTGCTTCACCAAGAAGCTCGTCTACATTTTCTGCAGTAACGTTTTGCGAATCGACCCAGTTAATGTCGATATCTGAATCAAACGCAAAGCCCGCGTGTTTCAGTGATTCAACCACTGAAAGATAAGCGTCAGGCAATTCAACATATTTTCCAACCAAAGCAATGGTTGTTTTCTTCTTCAGATTTAACACTTTTTCTTCTAATGCACGCCAGTCTTCCATATCTGCCTGCGGAACATCTAATTTCAAATGATCACAGACGATCTGATCCAT from Enterococcus sp. 9E7_DIV0242 includes these protein-coding regions:
- a CDS encoding PBP1A family penicillin-binding protein, whose amino-acid sequence is MASEFGTRSQKHGNFSPTETPGGTGKPKKKKSIFVKILIGLVALGFIGLLSGVGLFWFYAKDAPELDESRLSDTVSSKLYDINNEVFEDLGSEKREIIQPNDVPQLLKDAVVSVEDKRFYKHNGVDPIRIAGSLFSNLKTGGLQGGSTLTQQLIKLSFFSTKASDQTLKRKAQEAWMALELERENSKSEILTYYINKVYMANGVYGMETASQTYFGKPLAELNLPQTALLAGMPQAPNDYDPYTSPELAKERRDVVLLTMKQNEKITEDEYNQAVAAPVEDGLQPLNQTTADRKVIDNYVTEVIAEVEEKTGKNVYTDGLDIYTNLDMKAQKYLFDIINTDQYVEYPDADMQVASTVIDVKTGQVKAQIGRRNIPDDAQLTNNLAVNTGRDIGSTMKPMVDYGPAIEYLDYSTGKILVDKPTTYAGTSTSVYNSDLLYSGAMTMRKAIVYSRNTTAVQTFDAVGGEKAAEFLKGLGIEFNPIEQANAISSNTSDLGDGKYGVSSLKLAAAYAAFGNGGTYNKPYYVSKVVYQDDSVDEFTTESSRAMKDSTAYMMTDMLKDVITEGYNNAAIDGLIQAGKTGTSNYSDEDLVRMGRVGETEIAPDSSFVGYSTHYAISVWTGYEERDTPIPSEYWGTASDIYREMMLYLSQNVPNDDWEMPDSVVRIGSELYVKGAQTQVPVYTSELPASTFSSESSVESSSSSSSSSTSVEPTPTPTPEPSSEEPEPEPSSEEPPASSEEPEPEPTPDPTPTPTPTP
- a CDS encoding CTP synthase → MTKYIFVTGGVVSSIGKGIVAASLGRLLKNRGLKVTIQKFDPYINVDPGTMSPYQHGEVFVTDDGAETDLDLGHYERFIDINLNKYSNVTTGKIYSEVLRKERKGEYLGATVQVIPHITNEIKEKIMRAAKMTDSDIIITEVGGTVGDIESLPFLEALRQMKADVGADNVMYIHTTLIPYLKAAGEMKTKPTQHSVKELRSLGIQPNILVVRTELPVSQNTKNKLAQFCDVAPEAVIESRDVETLYSIPLALQAQNMDQIVCDHLKLDVPQADMEDWRALEEKVLNLKKKTTIALVGKYVELPDAYLSVVESLKHAGFAFDSDIDINWVDSQNVTAENVDELLGEADGILVPGGFGDRGIEGKIEAIRYAREKDVPFLGICLGMQMACVEFARNVVGLEDAGSAETNPDITNNIIDLMADQENIENLGGTLRLGLYPCKLKKGSVTAQAYGEQEVVQERHRHRYEFNNKYRQLFEDNGLVFSGVSPDNRLVEIVEIPEKKFFVGCQFHPELISRPNRPQLLIKGFVGAALENQK